GGTTGCCTGATGGCTTTCGACGATCGCCTTGTCGACGACGCCGCCCTCCTGGACGTAGTGCACCATTCCGCCCAGTCCAAAGGCGATGGATGCTGCCTGCACAACCACGCCTCCGGCAATGATCCAAGCGATGGTCGAATAGATCCTGCGCATGATGTCCTCCAATGAGTGTGGTTGCAGTTCCGCGGTCTCCACGTGACCCCACGTTAGGAGCCCGCGGACGTGAGCAGAACGCGGATGGCCACAACGTGCATGGGGGCTAGCCACCATGACGTGTAGGGAGGACCCCCTCCCGGGAACCGCGGCGGAGGCGGATCATAGGACTGTGCTCCGGAGATGGGGATTGCTCGCAGCGCTTGCTCCAATCGGAGTGGCGTCGCTGCTCTACGTCGTCATAGTCCGCGGATTTGTCGACTCCGCCGGGGACCACCAACTTGGCTGGCCTTTGCTCGGCGTGCTGCCGACGCTCGTGTTCGGCATGTGGCTGCTCACCGTTTCGTCCGCTCCGTCCGCTGTCTTCATCGCGGTGGCAGCCACCTCCATGGCTGTCGGCTCGGCCTGCGAAACCCTGGTCCTGACCAACGTCGGATTGATCCAGGAGCCGTGGTTCCCGCTCTTCAACATGATCGGGCTGACCGCGGATGCGGTATCGACCGCGGCCTTCCTGGCTATGTTTGCCACCTACCCCACCGGAACCCTGGAGCGGAGATGGCAACGGATCGCCGTCGTCCTGATCTGGGTGCCTGTGGCAGTGGGCCCGCTGACAGTGCTGACGACGCCGCATGTGGTCATGCAGCCATACATCGGCATCAGCGGCGACGCCGTTCCGAATCCGTTTGCGGTGCCGTGGCTGGAATGGGCTGCCCCGGCGATGCACTACCTTATTTACCAGCCTTGGCCGAGCGTTGTGCTCGGGCTCGCCGTGCTCTACTCCAGGGCGATCTTCGGCGCCGTGGAGGTTCGCGCTCGCATGCGCGTCATGACCTGGGTGGTCACCGTGTCACTTGTCAGTTTCATCCTGTGGACTGTCACGCCGCCGCTGTGGATCACCTCCGTCATCGTCTTCGCCTCGCTCATCGCAATGCCCCTTGCGGCTATCCACGGCATCTTCCGCTACGGCGCCTTCGATATCGCCCCGGGTGACCGTGGCCGCCTCGTGGCACGCTCATCCGGCCTGCTCATCACGGTCCTGTACGGAATCGCCGTCGCAACGCCGGGGGTGCTCCTCGCCGATAACATGACGATCGTCGGGGCAGTCCTCCTCACCACGCTGCTTGCCGTCTGCCTGCTGCCGCTGCGTGCTTGGCTGCAGCGCTGGATCCAGCGCACCGTCTTTGGAGACCGGGACCGCCAGCTGATGCTGCTCAGCGAACTCGGCTCCCGGTTGGAGCAGTCGGTGGAGCCCGGCGATCTGCTCACCCGGCTGGCGGTGGCCGTGCGTACTGGCCTCGATGCGTCCTGGGTCCGGATCTTCCTGGCTGGGCCCGATGGCAGCTTCGCGGCGTCGCCCGCAGGAGTTGCGGGTGATGCCCGGGGAGCTGCCGTGGCCTCCTGCGACCTTGAGCGGGCGGATGAGACGCTTGGGCGGATAGAGGTGGGTCCCCGCCGGCGCGGGGATTACAGCGACGCCGAACGTAGCCTGCTGCGTACGGTTGCCAGCCAGGCCGCCGCATCAGTTGCCAACGTCCGCCTCAGCGCTCGGCTCGCAGAGCAACTGATCGATCTCACCGCATCGCGGGAGCGCCTGGTCGCCGCGCAGGACGACGAACGGAAGCGCCTGGAGCGGGACCTGCATGACGGGATCCAGCAGAACGTGGTCGCACAGATCGCCGGGCTCCGCCTGGCGCGCAACCGGCTGCAGCGCGGACAGCTTACGGCTGACGAACTGGCCGCTTTGCAGGATCAGGCCCGCGAAACGCTGACCGACCTCCGCGAGCTTGCACATGGCATCCACCCGCCCGTGCTCAGCGATAACGGCCTGGTGGCGGCGATTGAGTCGAGTGTGGGGAAGTTCCCCATTCCGCTGACCGTCGACGCCGATGATCACTTGCGTGCCGAGCGGTTCCCTGAGGACGTGGAGACGACGGCCTACTACGTGGTCCGGGAGGCGCTGGCGAACACTGCTAAGCACGCCAATGCCAGCCTCGCCTCCGTCCAACTCGTCCAGGATGACGGGCATCTGCGGATCGCGATCAGTGACGACGGATGTGGCATGGGCGGCCCGGCGCCCGTATCGAGCGGCGGCCTGGCGAACATCCGCGACCGGGTGGCAGCGTTGCGCGGGAGCGTGAATGTCATGGACAACGATCCATCGGGAACAAGAGTCGTGGTTGAGCTTCCGGTGCAGCGAGGGGTGGACCGTGTTGGATGAGCCGGGCATGCTGCGGGTGGTGATCGCGGAGGATAACTATCTCGTACGCGAGGGGGTCCGCCGTCTGCTGGAGGACTCCGGTGAAATCGATGTGGTGGCCTGCACGGGTAACGCGGCCGAGTTGCTTGATGCCGTGCGCCGGTTCTCCCCTGATGCTGTCCTCACTGACATCCGGATGCCCCCGGGCCACCACATGGAAGGCATCGAGGCGGCGCGGGCCATTCGTGCCACATACCCGGACACTGGTGTGGTAGTGCTGTCACAGCACGCCGACGAGAGCTATGCCCTCGCCCTTTTCGCCAACGGCTCCGCCGGGCTCGGCTACCTGCTGAAGGACCGCATCGGCGACCTCGAAGACCTCGTCCACGCACTCCGTGAGGTGCGGGTGGGCGGTTCGGTCATCGACCCGCAGATCGTCGACACGCTCGTGCGCCGCCGCCGGACCGTCGCAGCAAGCCCACTCGCCGACCTGTCTCCGCGGGAGCTCGACGTGCTGCGGGAGATGGCGCAGGGTCGGACAAACGCCGGCATCGAACAGTCGCTCTACCTGTCCTCCTCCACGGTGGAGAAACATGTCAATGCGATCTTCACCAAGCTCCGGCTTCCCGCGGCGGGGGTGCACCGTCGCGTTGCTGCCGTGCTCGCATTCCTGCAGAGCGACAGCAACCCGGCAGCAGTGGAGGAACGCGATCGGTAGTAGTCCGCGCTGGCGCGAATACCGGCGGGCACGCTTGTCAGTGCTGGCGGTGGTCCTGGATGGTCATCCGGGGACCGAAAACGGGTTTACGGAAGCCGCTCAGTCCGATCATGCGGACCACCCGCTGCCGGTGGCCAGTCCACGGTTCCAGCAGGGCCAGCATTCCCGCGTCGTCCGTTCGTCGCCCGGTCAGGGCAGCACCCACATACCCGGCGAGATGGTAGTCGCCCACCGCGATCGAGTCCGGGCATCCGTGGGTCCGCTGCACAACTTCGGCGGCCGTCCACACCCCGATCCCGGGAATGACCTGCATTTTGGCTGCCGCTTCCGCCGCCGGCAGCGCCGCCAGCCGTTCCAGTGCGACGGCGGAACGCAGCGCCCGCATGACGGTGGCCGAACGCTGCGGTCCCACTCCGGCCTTGTGCCACTCCCATGACGGGATCCGCAGCCACTCCTCAGGGGTGGGCTGGACCAGCAGGCCGGAGGGAACAGCGGTGCCGCCCGGGGCGGGCGAGCCGAAGCGGTACATCAGGTAGCGGTAGCCCCGCCTCGCCTCGAGGACCGTGACCTTCTGCTCGAGGATGGTGGGCACCAGGGCATCGACCATGCGCCCGGTGGAGGGCAGGCGGACGGCGGGGTTCCGGCGCCGTGCATCCCGGACCATCCGGGGGAGCGTGGCATGGAATACTTCCTCGTCAAACCCCGACCAGTCGTCCTCTGCTCCGAGCAGGCGCGGTACGCCGTCCAGCGCCGCACGGGAGCCTGCTCCCCACGCCTGCACGTCAATGTGGGGTTCGCCGGCGCCATCCGCGCCGGAGGAGACGCCGCCAGGGCCGCCGGCGCTGGTCAGGTGCAGCGTAACCGGCCCGGCCGGCGTCGTAAATGCCGTCCATAGCCCGTCCGGCCGTGAACTGAACGTGGGATCTCCGGCGCCGCGGAGCAGGATGCCCAAGGTCTGGGCCAGGCTGTAGGGACTGCCGGGATGCCACCGAAGGGACGCGTCCGCCGCGGCAGCCAGCCGGGCAGGTGCGTCAGCGATGGTCATGCAGCCATCGTCCCACGCACGGCTGACAAAGAGCATTCTTCAGGTATGAGCCGCACAGCCAGGGTTCCTAAAGGCAGCCCTTAACCCCGCCGCCGTCGAGGACTAGAATCCCGAGTGTGGCGCGGGCCGGCCGCGTCTTCCCTTCAAGAAGTCAGGGTGAACACCATGGGTGGAGTAGTACATTTCGAAATCCCGGCGGACGACCAGGAACGGGCCAGAAACTTTTACTCGGAAACCTTCGGCTGGAAGATCGACCCCATGCCGGAGATGAACTACAACATCATCAGCACCACCGCGACGGATGAAACGGGCCGGCCAACCGAGCCAGGAGCCATCAACGGCGGACTGATGGGCAGGGAAGGCGAGCTGAAAAACCCGGTCATCACGGTGGACGTGGACGACATCGATGCCACGCTAAAGACGGTGGAACAGCTCGGCGGTTCGATCGTTGCCCCGAAAGACTCCATTCCGGGCATGGGCTTCTTCGCCTACTTCAAGGACACCGAGGGTAACATCATGGGCCTTTGGGAAAACCTCCCGGCGGAACAGGGCTAAGGGCAGCCGCAGCGGACGTTACAGAGCCGGAGGGCCGGGCAGCTACTCCTCGCCGAACCGGCCGCGGGCTTCCAGCGGAATGAGCGGCTTCTCCGCCCGGACCTTCAGTTCCTGCACTGCCCAGGTATTGCCGTCCGGATCGCTGAATCCAAAGAAAGTCCCGCCGTCGCGTTCGTCAAAGACAGTGATCTCACTGGCATCCACGCCGCGTCCCACCAGTTCCTCGCGTGCAGCCCGGGCGTCGGAAACCACCAGCTGCAGCCCGCGCATGGACCCGGGGGCCATCTCCCGCTGCGACGGAAGGTCCCCGATCACTATGGAACAACCTGAGCCCGGCGGGGTCAGCTGGACCACGTGCATGTGCTCGTTGGTGGTGTTGTGATCCAGGTGGAAGCCCACTTTGTCCCGGTAAAACTCCACGGCACGGTCGATGTCACTGACCGGGAGCACAACCACTTCCAGGGTCCAATCCATGGCAAGGTTCCTTTCGACAAAAATGCAGGGGAGGTCCACTACAGCTTGCCGTCTCATGGCGATGATGGCTAGGCCACACCGGCGGAATGAGGAGTCCAAAGAGGAAGCGGTAACTTTGTACCTATGAAGTACGCCCAGTCCATTCTGGACCTCATCGGCAACACCCCGCTCATCAAGCTCAACCACGTGACGGACGGCCTCAAGGCCACAGTCCTGGTCAAGCTGGAGTACCTGAACCCCGGCGGATCCATCAAGGACCGCATCGCGGCAAAGATGATCGAGGAAGCCGAACGGGACGGCAAGCTCCTTCCCGGCGGAACCATCGTGGAGCCCACGTCCGGCAACACGGGTGTGGGACTGGCCCTGGTCGCCCAGCAAAAGGGCTACAAATGCATTTTCGTGGTGCCGGACAAGGTGGGCGAGGATAAACGCGCCGTCCTCCAGGCCTACGGCGCGGAAGTAGTGGTGACGCCCACCTCTGTGGCGCCGGACAGTCCGCAGAGCTATTACAGCGTTTCGGACCGGATCGTCGCCGAGACCCCCGGCGCCTACAAGCCCGACCAGTTCTCCAACCCGGCCGCCCCGGGAAGCCACTACGAGTCCACCGGGCCGGAGATCTGGCGCGACACCGACGGCAAGGTTACCCACTGCGTGATCGGCGCCGGCACTGGCGGGACCATCACCGGGACCGGGCGGTTCCTCAAGGAAGTCTCGGCAGACCGTCCGGAGTCCGACGGCGGCCGCGTCCGGATTGTGGGGGCCGACCCCGAGGGCTCGGTCTACTCAGGCGGGACGGGGCGGCCCTACTTCGTGGAGGGCGTCGGCGAGGACATGTGGCCGGCGAACTACGACAAGTCGGTTCCGGACGAGGTCATCGCCGTCAGCGACGCTGATTCCTTCGCCATGACCCGGCGGCTAGCCAGGGAAGAGGGACTGCTCGTGGGTGGCTCCTCCGGCATGGCCGTAGTGGCTGCCATGCGGACCGCCAGGGACCTGCCCGAAAACGCCGTGGTGGTAGTGATCCTGCCCGATTCGGGCCGCGGTTACCTGGCCAAAATATTCAACGACCAGTGGATGCGCTCCTACGGTTTCCTCTCCGGGGGCGAGGAATCGTCCGTGGGCGAGGTGATCAAGTCCAAGACGGGAGAGCTGCCTGACCTGGTGCACATCCACCCGAACGAAACGGTGCGCGACGTCATCAACATCATGAACGAATTCGGCGTCAGCCACATCCCGGTCCTTTCGCAGGAACCTCCCGTGGTGATGGGCGAGGTACTCGGTGCCGTGGATGAGCGGACCCTCACCTCCAAGCTGTTCCGTGGCGAAGCCAGGCTGACGGACAAGATCTCCGAGCACATGGGGCCGAAGCTCCCGGTGATCGGTTCGTTGGAAACGATTTCGGCAGCCCGTGAGTTGCTCTCCGACGTGGACACCGTGATGGTGACGTTCGTCGGCGCCCCCGTGGGCATCCTGACCCGGCACGACCTCCTTGCCTACCTCAGCAACTGAATAGTCCATTGAACAGGAGCATCATG
Above is a window of Arthrobacter pascens DNA encoding:
- a CDS encoding response regulator transcription factor — translated: MLDEPGMLRVVIAEDNYLVREGVRRLLEDSGEIDVVACTGNAAELLDAVRRFSPDAVLTDIRMPPGHHMEGIEAARAIRATYPDTGVVVLSQHADESYALALFANGSAGLGYLLKDRIGDLEDLVHALREVRVGGSVIDPQIVDTLVRRRRTVAASPLADLSPRELDVLREMAQGRTNAGIEQSLYLSSSTVEKHVNAIFTKLRLPAAGVHRRVAAVLAFLQSDSNPAAVEERDR
- a CDS encoding cystathionine beta-synthase, which encodes MKYAQSILDLIGNTPLIKLNHVTDGLKATVLVKLEYLNPGGSIKDRIAAKMIEEAERDGKLLPGGTIVEPTSGNTGVGLALVAQQKGYKCIFVVPDKVGEDKRAVLQAYGAEVVVTPTSVAPDSPQSYYSVSDRIVAETPGAYKPDQFSNPAAPGSHYESTGPEIWRDTDGKVTHCVIGAGTGGTITGTGRFLKEVSADRPESDGGRVRIVGADPEGSVYSGGTGRPYFVEGVGEDMWPANYDKSVPDEVIAVSDADSFAMTRRLAREEGLLVGGSSGMAVVAAMRTARDLPENAVVVVILPDSGRGYLAKIFNDQWMRSYGFLSGGEESSVGEVIKSKTGELPDLVHIHPNETVRDVINIMNEFGVSHIPVLSQEPPVVMGEVLGAVDERTLTSKLFRGEARLTDKISEHMGPKLPVIGSLETISAARELLSDVDTVMVTFVGAPVGILTRHDLLAYLSN
- a CDS encoding VOC family protein, with amino-acid sequence MGGVVHFEIPADDQERARNFYSETFGWKIDPMPEMNYNIISTTATDETGRPTEPGAINGGLMGREGELKNPVITVDVDDIDATLKTVEQLGGSIVAPKDSIPGMGFFAYFKDTEGNIMGLWENLPAEQG
- a CDS encoding sensor histidine kinase, which translates into the protein MLRRWGLLAALAPIGVASLLYVVIVRGFVDSAGDHQLGWPLLGVLPTLVFGMWLLTVSSAPSAVFIAVAATSMAVGSACETLVLTNVGLIQEPWFPLFNMIGLTADAVSTAAFLAMFATYPTGTLERRWQRIAVVLIWVPVAVGPLTVLTTPHVVMQPYIGISGDAVPNPFAVPWLEWAAPAMHYLIYQPWPSVVLGLAVLYSRAIFGAVEVRARMRVMTWVVTVSLVSFILWTVTPPLWITSVIVFASLIAMPLAAIHGIFRYGAFDIAPGDRGRLVARSSGLLITVLYGIAVATPGVLLADNMTIVGAVLLTTLLAVCLLPLRAWLQRWIQRTVFGDRDRQLMLLSELGSRLEQSVEPGDLLTRLAVAVRTGLDASWVRIFLAGPDGSFAASPAGVAGDARGAAVASCDLERADETLGRIEVGPRRRGDYSDAERSLLRTVASQAAASVANVRLSARLAEQLIDLTASRERLVAAQDDERKRLERDLHDGIQQNVVAQIAGLRLARNRLQRGQLTADELAALQDQARETLTDLRELAHGIHPPVLSDNGLVAAIESSVGKFPIPLTVDADDHLRAERFPEDVETTAYYVVREALANTAKHANASLASVQLVQDDGHLRIAISDDGCGMGGPAPVSSGGLANIRDRVAALRGSVNVMDNDPSGTRVVVELPVQRGVDRVG
- a CDS encoding VOC family protein, which translates into the protein MDWTLEVVVLPVSDIDRAVEFYRDKVGFHLDHNTTNEHMHVVQLTPPGSGCSIVIGDLPSQREMAPGSMRGLQLVVSDARAAREELVGRGVDASEITVFDERDGGTFFGFSDPDGNTWAVQELKVRAEKPLIPLEARGRFGEE
- a CDS encoding DNA-3-methyladenine glycosylase family protein — its product is MTIADAPARLAAAADASLRWHPGSPYSLAQTLGILLRGAGDPTFSSRPDGLWTAFTTPAGPVTLHLTSAGGPGGVSSGADGAGEPHIDVQAWGAGSRAALDGVPRLLGAEDDWSGFDEEVFHATLPRMVRDARRRNPAVRLPSTGRMVDALVPTILEQKVTVLEARRGYRYLMYRFGSPAPGGTAVPSGLLVQPTPEEWLRIPSWEWHKAGVGPQRSATVMRALRSAVALERLAALPAAEAAAKMQVIPGIGVWTAAEVVQRTHGCPDSIAVGDYHLAGYVGAALTGRRTDDAGMLALLEPWTGHRQRVVRMIGLSGFRKPVFGPRMTIQDHRQH